The Amycolatopsis sp. DG1A-15b genome window below encodes:
- a CDS encoding alpha/beta fold hydrolase, with protein sequence MRLSRTGLAAATAALFAASVPAAAADPLTPYTTQQLSWGDCPFKPAADEKPAQCARVTVPRDWADPGAGSEVEVSISRVAATGERRGALLLNPGGPGGQGTPLAGALAALQPTVNELYDFVGMDPRGTGHAGTDDKGFQCQVPSGRLPAGPLDARDRSAASIAAHQQVPRAVAEACQSDALAPFVTTWQTAHDMDLIRTLLGDEKLNYLGYSYGTWLGAKYASLFPEHTGKTVLDSSVDFEGRLQADFEAFPVIDQRQFDDVYLPWLARNFPAQLGGTAAEVKAKWERVRAYYGTHGLAPDTYDGVFVGNGSPLRWVLGALIFLLGAQALDGTTPPDPATLSGDLDAVSRTTFGVPAAELTTDRVVAAELAPDYTQAPGTRFAVACGDQPTRPAAWYKRLSDRQGPRYPLFGWAYGLGETCGFWSDKPRQELPDVPAEAAANILVVQGEFDPQTGYEQATSGARSAGVPLVSVDDSPFHGQYALAGNPCVDGLVNVFLVKNSRPRATTCPGVPLPGEDRVYPVAGPVRSSALSVQTGQSPAVAALRTRVQDEVSAVNRLR encoded by the coding sequence GTGCGTCTCTCCCGGACAGGACTGGCGGCCGCGACGGCCGCCCTCTTCGCCGCCTCCGTGCCCGCCGCGGCCGCCGACCCGCTCACCCCGTACACCACGCAGCAGCTGAGCTGGGGCGACTGCCCGTTCAAGCCGGCCGCGGACGAGAAACCCGCGCAGTGCGCCCGGGTCACGGTCCCGCGGGACTGGGCCGACCCGGGCGCCGGCTCGGAGGTCGAGGTGTCGATCAGCCGGGTCGCCGCGACCGGCGAGCGGCGCGGCGCCCTCCTGCTCAACCCCGGCGGTCCCGGTGGCCAGGGCACCCCGCTCGCGGGCGCGCTCGCCGCACTCCAGCCGACGGTGAACGAGCTCTACGACTTCGTCGGCATGGATCCGCGCGGCACCGGCCACGCGGGCACCGACGACAAGGGCTTCCAGTGCCAGGTGCCGTCCGGCCGGCTGCCGGCCGGACCGCTCGACGCCCGCGACCGCTCCGCCGCGAGCATCGCGGCCCACCAGCAGGTTCCCCGTGCCGTCGCCGAGGCGTGCCAGAGCGACGCGCTGGCGCCCTTCGTCACCACCTGGCAGACCGCGCACGACATGGACCTGATCCGCACCCTGCTCGGCGACGAGAAGCTCAACTACCTCGGCTACTCCTACGGAACGTGGCTCGGCGCCAAGTACGCGTCGCTGTTCCCGGAGCACACCGGCAAGACCGTGCTCGACTCCAGCGTCGACTTCGAAGGCAGGCTGCAGGCCGACTTCGAAGCGTTCCCCGTCATCGACCAGCGGCAGTTCGACGACGTCTACCTGCCGTGGCTCGCGCGGAACTTCCCCGCGCAGCTGGGCGGAACGGCCGCCGAGGTCAAGGCGAAGTGGGAGCGCGTGCGCGCGTACTACGGCACGCACGGCCTCGCCCCCGACACCTACGACGGCGTCTTCGTCGGCAACGGCAGCCCGCTCCGGTGGGTGCTCGGCGCGCTGATCTTCCTCCTGGGCGCGCAAGCGCTCGACGGGACCACGCCCCCGGACCCGGCGACCCTCTCCGGTGACCTCGACGCGGTGTCCCGGACGACGTTCGGCGTCCCGGCGGCCGAGCTGACCACGGACCGGGTGGTGGCCGCGGAGCTCGCCCCGGACTACACGCAGGCGCCCGGCACCCGCTTCGCCGTGGCGTGCGGTGACCAGCCCACCCGCCCGGCGGCCTGGTACAAGCGGCTCAGCGACCGGCAAGGCCCGCGGTACCCGCTGTTCGGCTGGGCGTACGGCCTGGGGGAAACGTGCGGCTTCTGGTCCGACAAGCCGCGGCAGGAACTCCCGGACGTGCCCGCCGAAGCGGCGGCGAACATCCTGGTCGTGCAGGGCGAATTCGACCCGCAGACCGGCTACGAGCAGGCGACGTCGGGAGCCCGCTCGGCCGGCGTGCCCCTGGTGTCGGTGGACGACTCGCCGTTCCACGGCCAGTACGCCTTGGCGGGCAACCCGTGCGTGGACGGTCTGGTGAACGTGTTCCTCGTCAAGAACTCCCGGCCGCGCGCGACGACCTGCCCGGGGGTGCCCCTCCCGGGCGAGGACCGGGTGTACCCGGTCGCCGGTCCGGTACGCAGCTCGGCCCTGTCCGTCCAAACCGGACAATCCCCCGCGGTGGCGGCGTTGCGCACGCGGGTTCAGGACGAGGTCAGCGCGGTGAACCGGCTGCGGTGA